The Faecalibacter sp. LW9 genome has a segment encoding these proteins:
- a CDS encoding pirin family protein, translating to MKIKQIIPINGPMPIRDPYIMGVHHYDIYPKGNGNMGPSEDISDRRIGNDFDSTKKWRMYHGEKVPGFPHHPHRCFEICSIVDEGFADHFDSKGSKGRYGDGDIQLMSAGAGVLHSEMFPLIYDDKENPLRLFQIWINLPSGSKLTPPDYKMIWKENVPTKSFEDADGNSVRIRVVMGEYEGVKAVDPLPNSWAADPAHHMGIALVDLDPNASFTLPEVSESLSRFVLFYDGEGEIQVDDASVRVNHLLDLYGNQSITFKNGTAKSKILILEGEPINEPVAAYGPFVMNTQLELQEAFAEYRRTEFGGWPWGDTEMDLVNEKNAGRFASYSFGEVIDRPEN from the coding sequence ATGAAAATCAAACAAATTATACCCATCAATGGTCCAATGCCGATTCGAGATCCTTACATCATGGGCGTTCATCATTATGACATCTATCCAAAAGGAAATGGAAATATGGGACCATCAGAAGATATCTCCGATCGCAGAATAGGAAATGATTTCGATTCCACGAAAAAATGGAGAATGTATCACGGCGAAAAAGTGCCTGGATTTCCACATCATCCGCACCGTTGTTTCGAAATATGTTCGATAGTAGATGAAGGTTTTGCAGATCATTTTGATTCAAAAGGTTCAAAAGGTCGTTATGGCGATGGTGATATTCAGTTGATGAGTGCTGGCGCAGGGGTTTTGCATTCCGAAATGTTTCCTTTAATCTATGATGACAAGGAAAATCCATTGCGTTTGTTCCAAATTTGGATCAATTTACCAAGTGGAAGTAAATTAACACCTCCCGATTATAAAATGATTTGGAAAGAAAATGTACCAACCAAATCATTTGAAGATGCTGATGGAAATTCTGTCCGTATTAGAGTGGTGATGGGAGAATATGAGGGAGTAAAAGCAGTTGATCCTTTACCAAACTCATGGGCAGCAGATCCCGCGCATCATATGGGGATTGCTTTGGTTGATTTAGACCCAAATGCTTCGTTTACCTTACCTGAAGTATCTGAATCCTTATCTCGTTTCGTCTTATTTTATGATGGAGAAGGAGAGATTCAAGTGGATGATGCATCCGTTCGAGTAAATCATTTATTGGATTTATACGGCAATCAATCAATTACCTTTAAAAATGGAACGGCTAAAAGTAAAATCTTAATTTTGGAGGGTGAACCGATCAATGAACCCGTTGCGGCTTATGGTCCTTTTGTGATGAATACACAATTGGAATTACAAGAAGCCTTTGCGGAATATCGTCGTACTGAATTTGGTGGTTGGCCTTGGGGCGATACCGAAATGGATTTAGTAAACGAAAAAAACGCAGGTCGTTTTGCAAGTTATAGCTTTGGAGAAGTCATTGATCGTCCTGAAAACTAA
- a CDS encoding alpha/beta hydrolase codes for MYTISEFEIDSGHLNQVRRINCCIPVDYRNQPLPVLILLDGGKSEQLYFVLNLISELLSTHQIEPFILVGIENVDRNFDFTTPTQELSDLKWVSNTGNATQFKGFIIDELIPFVQDQYMVEHDFGIIGESLGGLLVINLLLDHHTILKRFISIDPSLWWNKNEYYKAFVEVVKSNKLNYNQLWFSSSKTKTIKNLIQKLEIEVEQEEIDASHIHFHYDLQATHFTVFKQSIQQALVWMYPKK; via the coding sequence ATGTATACTATTTCAGAATTTGAAATTGATTCGGGTCATTTGAATCAAGTGAGAAGGATTAATTGCTGTATTCCTGTTGACTATCGCAATCAACCGTTACCGGTTTTAATTCTTTTAGACGGAGGGAAATCAGAACAATTATATTTTGTATTGAATCTAATTTCGGAGTTGTTGTCGACGCATCAAATTGAACCGTTTATACTTGTCGGTATAGAAAATGTAGATCGTAATTTTGATTTTACAACGCCAACACAAGAATTATCAGATTTGAAATGGGTATCAAATACAGGTAATGCTACTCAATTTAAAGGATTCATTATCGATGAGTTAATTCCGTTTGTTCAAGATCAATATATGGTTGAGCATGATTTTGGAATTATAGGTGAATCTCTTGGAGGTTTATTGGTCATCAATCTATTATTGGATCACCATACGATCCTAAAACGATTTATTTCGATCGATCCATCGTTGTGGTGGAATAAAAATGAATATTATAAAGCTTTTGTTGAGGTAGTAAAGTCAAATAAATTGAATTATAATCAGTTATGGTTTTCTTCTTCTAAAACCAAAACAATCAAAAACTTAATTCAAAAGTTAGAAATTGAAGTGGAACAGGAAGAGATAGATGCTTCACATATTCACTTTCATTATGATCTTCAAGCAACTCATTTTACGGTATTTAAACAATCAATACAACAGGCTTTGGTTTGGATGTATCCCAAAAAATAA
- a CDS encoding TMEM175 family protein — translation MTTNRLEAFSDGVLAIILTIMVLELKIPLGDDLNSLKPFIPKLLNYLLSFIFIGIYWNNHHHLFHAIEKIDGRTL, via the coding sequence ATGACAACCAACCGATTAGAAGCTTTTAGTGATGGCGTATTAGCCATTATTCTTACCATTATGGTCTTAGAATTAAAAATACCTTTAGGAGATGATTTAAATAGCTTAAAACCATTTATTCCTAAACTATTAAACTATTTATTAAGTTTTATTTTTATTGGAATTTATTGGAATAATCATCACCATTTATTCCACGCCATTGAAAAAATAGATGGACGAACATTATGA
- a CDS encoding LysE family transporter — translation MHYLELILIGIFTAIIGSAIPGLLNMTVVKIGKQEGSKSAYTFMAGTAVTISLQVYIAIFLAKFINFNAEVTKIFREVGLAVFLLITIYFLFFAKKQDQKKKQKKEKQIGEVQQKNKFIYGVILSAINVFPVPFYVFLSATLKSYHISVFNQPNSSVFTLGVVLGSMIIFSLYLKFFSSKTEENSFILKHINYVIGGVTSVVSLLTIYQLLK, via the coding sequence ATGCACTATTTAGAACTTATTTTAATTGGAATTTTTACAGCCATTATTGGATCTGCAATTCCTGGTCTTTTGAATATGACAGTGGTAAAAATTGGAAAACAAGAGGGTTCTAAAAGTGCGTATACCTTTATGGCGGGAACGGCAGTAACTATTTCCTTACAAGTTTATATTGCCATTTTTTTGGCGAAATTCATTAATTTTAATGCAGAAGTAACGAAAATTTTTAGAGAAGTAGGTTTAGCTGTCTTCCTATTGATTACCATTTATTTTTTATTTTTCGCTAAAAAGCAAGATCAAAAGAAGAAACAAAAAAAAGAAAAACAAATTGGAGAGGTTCAGCAGAAAAATAAGTTTATTTATGGGGTGATTCTATCCGCGATCAATGTTTTTCCCGTACCTTTTTATGTTTTCTTAAGTGCCACCTTAAAATCTTACCATATTTCTGTTTTCAATCAGCCCAACAGTTCCGTTTTTACATTAGGTGTTGTCCTTGGTTCGATGATTATTTTTAGCTTATACTTAAAGTTTTTCAGTTCGAAAACGGAGGAGAATTCATTTATTTTAAAGCATATTAATTACGTTATTGGTGGTGTAACCAGTGTGGTTTCTTTATTAACGATTTATCAGTTGTTAAAATAA
- a CDS encoding aldehyde dehydrogenase family protein, translating to MSEKEFPYIDHIYHLQRENRLAIQRTTIKERIQLLKKLENEILLARDAIVDALHKDFRKSKIEAESTELFPVLSEIRLFIKNLKDWSASKSVSNNLVFFGSKAKIVYEPKGNCLIISPWNYPFQLAVVHLVACIAAGNTAIVKPSEFAPATNQVLNSIFGKVFESNHVQLIYGEVEETTYLLSKKFDHIHFTGSPKVGKIVMAAGAKHLASVTLELGGKSPLIIDGTLDIKTVVSKAIWGKLINNGQTCIAPDYLLIKEELKEEFISTFIQHMEKTFGKNPMESPDLARIINLRNFDRIQSLVENAIDGGANCPYGNEYVRSELYIKPTLLTDIPDDAEILFEEIFGPVFPMITYQNIQEITKFINDREKPLALYIYSKNQELIDFIVHNTSSGAVLVNETLLHIMHPNLPFGGVNNSGIGRSTGRFGFEDFSHSKPVLQVNQWFSPTKFINYPYTGFTQKIVNLMMKYL from the coding sequence ATGTCTGAAAAAGAATTTCCATATATTGATCACATCTATCATTTGCAACGTGAAAATCGTTTAGCTATCCAAAGAACAACGATCAAAGAACGCATTCAACTGTTAAAAAAATTAGAAAATGAAATTTTACTTGCTCGAGATGCAATCGTAGATGCATTACATAAAGATTTTCGAAAAAGTAAGATAGAAGCTGAATCGACAGAGCTATTTCCTGTGCTTTCTGAAATTCGCTTATTCATCAAAAATCTGAAAGATTGGTCTGCAAGTAAATCAGTATCAAATAATTTAGTTTTTTTTGGATCAAAAGCAAAAATAGTTTACGAACCAAAAGGAAATTGTTTGATCATATCCCCATGGAACTATCCCTTTCAATTGGCGGTAGTTCATTTGGTCGCATGTATTGCTGCTGGAAATACGGCTATAGTAAAACCTTCAGAATTTGCTCCTGCAACAAATCAAGTATTAAATTCCATTTTTGGAAAGGTTTTCGAATCGAATCATGTCCAATTGATTTATGGAGAAGTGGAGGAAACAACGTATTTGTTATCGAAGAAATTTGATCACATCCATTTTACAGGTTCACCTAAAGTAGGTAAAATTGTAATGGCTGCAGGTGCAAAGCATTTGGCTTCGGTTACGTTGGAGTTGGGAGGGAAATCCCCACTTATCATTGATGGTACATTGGATATAAAAACCGTTGTTTCAAAAGCAATTTGGGGAAAACTAATTAATAACGGACAAACATGCATCGCTCCAGATTATCTATTGATTAAAGAAGAATTAAAAGAAGAGTTTATTTCTACTTTTATTCAGCATATGGAAAAGACATTTGGAAAGAATCCGATGGAAAGTCCGGATTTGGCGCGCATAATTAACCTAAGAAATTTTGATCGCATTCAATCATTGGTGGAGAATGCGATAGATGGGGGTGCTAATTGTCCTTATGGTAACGAATATGTTCGATCAGAATTATACATTAAACCTACACTTCTTACCGATATTCCTGATGATGCTGAGATCTTGTTTGAAGAAATTTTTGGACCTGTTTTTCCAATGATTACTTATCAAAATATTCAAGAAATTACAAAATTTATTAATGATCGTGAAAAACCTCTAGCGCTTTACATCTATTCAAAAAATCAAGAATTGATTGATTTTATCGTCCATAACACTTCCTCTGGAGCAGTATTGGTAAATGAAACTTTATTGCATATCATGCATCCCAATTTACCATTTGGTGGAGTAAATAACTCAGGGATAGGTCGTTCAACGGGACGTTTCGGGTTTGAAGATTTTTCTCATTCCAAGCCGGTATTACAAGTTAATCAATGGTTTTCACCAACAAAATTTATTAATTATCCCTATACAGGATTTACTCAAAAAATTGTAAATCTTATGATGAAGTATTTATAG